From Maridesulfovibrio ferrireducens:
ATGATTCCGGTAAAAATCTGCCGGATAAAATTACCGTTTATACAGAGAACGGAAATAAAGCCGTGCTGCGGATAAAGTCCCGATCTTTTACAAACCGTAAATGGACCGAAAAATCTCTTGAAATGGCTATTCCTGATGGAACAGAGACCATAAAACTTGATCAAAACTCGAATAATAATATTTCTTCAAAAAATAATTAGCATTGTTATGGAGTCTATAAAATGAGTGACCAAAACTGCTCTTGTACTGACAAAGCTACAGGACTTATTGATAATTTTAAGAAGGGTCTAATCGTCTGGACTCAAGAATTAAAGGCAATTTTCAGCAGATTGCTCGGAAATTTCGAAGTCAGCCAGCTTGAAAAACGTCTCGAAAGAGAATACGCCCTTCTCGGAAAGCTTAATTGCGAAGATGCAGAAGGCGATATTGAACTTTGCAGAAAGCAAATTGATTTTTTCAAAGAAGAAATCAACAGACTCAAGAAAGAGCAGGCTGCAAAGCGTGATGTTAAACATCGCGACAACGAACGTAAGATGGAATCGTAGTTCAAAAAAAATCGATTCCGGACACTTTAGAATCTCAAGATCGACAGGTAGTTAACGGCTTACTGGCGCTTGAGATTTTTATGGCGTTTGGACAAATGCTATTTTTAAGCAGACTATAAATCTACAGAATCAGGAGAGATGAAGATGGCCGCTAAAGTAGTTATCGGATCAGACCACGGAGGCTTTGCTCTCAAGGAATTCGCCAAGAAAGTGCTCACTGAAATGGGGTACGAGGTTGAAGATGCCGGTCCTGAATCCGCCGTCAGCTGCGACTATCCCGTCTATGCTGCAAAAGTCGCTGCAAAAGTTTCCGACGATGTGCTCGGAATTCTCGTCTGCGGCACAGGTCTGGGCATGTCTATGGCTGCAAACAAACATAAAGGTGTCCGCGCCGCTATGTGTACAAACG
This genomic window contains:
- the rpiB gene encoding ribose 5-phosphate isomerase B, with translation MAAKVVIGSDHGGFALKEFAKKVLTEMGYEVEDAGPESAVSCDYPVYAAKVAAKVSDDVLGILVCGTGLGMSMAANKHKGVRAAMCTNEYMAKMARAHNNANILCLGERVIGQGLAEEIIRAYMTTEFEGERHMRRINLFDQL